The following nucleotide sequence is from Numida meleagris isolate 19003 breed g44 Domestic line unplaced genomic scaffold, NumMel1.0 unplaced_Scaffold244, whole genome shotgun sequence.
TCCTGTCGAAGGGAGTCGGGGTGCCACCCTGCAGAGGGAGATGGGAGCAGGTGGCAGGGGAGCTGCGGCTGAGGGGCTCCTGCCCGCTGCTGGGGGCTCACGGCATGGCCGCACCTGCTGCATGTGCCCCAGCACGTTCTTGCGGCAGTCGAAGATGCCCTTGCCCTCCTCCGTGTAGAGGTTGTAGATGAAGTCGGTGGTGTAGTTCTCGTTGCAGCGCTCGTTCCTGTGTGAGGCGACGGGGGCTCAGGGGGCGGCTCATGCATACAGGGCTCAGCCGATGCCTCCCGTGGCCCCATCCGTACCTGAGCACCAGCCCGCGCTTCACCGTTGTCTTCATCTTTTCGGTTAAGTGCTCCACATTGATCTAGGGATGAGAAAAAGGGGTGTTCAGGGCTGGGGTTTTGGGAATGCTGTAGGAATAAGAGCAACACCCCCATCCCTATGGTGATGGTTGGTTGGGGGGGACACAAGCAGGGTTAAATGCCTCCCCCTTCCCTGCAGTGATGCTCAGTTTCAGAGGGACACGGGCAGGGATGAATGCAGCCCCTGTCCCTTAAGCAATGCTCAGTTTTATGGGAACATGGGCGTGGATGAACGCATTCTCCATCCCTTCAACATTGCTCAGTTGAGTTGGGATGCGATCAGGGATAAAtgcagccctcccagccccatggcaATGCCGGTGGGTCCCCACCTGCAGGTCACGGATGCTGAAGTGCTCCTCAAAGATGTAGGCGGCATCGGCGCCAGCCGCCAGCCCCGCCATGGTGGCCAGGTACCCACAGTAGCCGCCCATCGTCTCGATGATGAAGACGCGCCGCTTGGTCCCTGCCGCCGACTGCTTGATGCGGTCGCAGGTCTGCGGGGTGGGAGGAAGGGGTTTGGGTCGGGGGGTGTTTAATTATAACCAGAGATTGGGGGCCGGGTGCCATGGGGGTGCTGAAGCCGCACCGTGGTGATGGTGTTGAGAGCTGTGTCAGCACCGATGCTGAAGTCAGAGCCGGGGACGTTGTTGGAGACGGTGGCGGGGATGACACAGATCGGGATGCAGAGCTCCTCAAACTTGGCTCTTCCTTCCATCAGCTCCAGGCTGCCTATGAAGGCCTGGGGGAAAGGAGGGTAAGGGGACAGCACCGGGAggtgcccccccagccccacgccacCCCACTCACCTCGAAGCCCCCGATGATGATCAGCCCGTGGATGCTGAAGCTGCTGATGGTGGCGCTGATTTCCTCAAAGTATTTCTTGGGCAAGGTCCTGGCCGAAGCGTGGGAGGGTAAAGCCTCCGGGGGTGGGCTTCGCCTGGGCCCCCGCACCCAGATTTCCACGGGGCAGCGTTACCTCTTCGTCCCCAGTTTGGATCCCCCCAGACCCGTCCAGCCGCCAACCTGATCCCAGGTGATATCTTCCACCTGGTGGGAGGGGGCGAGGGGGAAGCAGCAATGAGAAAATTGGGTGGGGGGGGCAAGAGGAGCATTTTGACATGCACCACCCTCGGCACACAGCATATCACTACCACCATACTCCAGTGCATGCAAGGCTGAGAGTTAAGCAAAGCCCCACGCTGGGTGGAGAGCCCTgtcctgggggctgcagcttTTAGGGCTGCAACCTTTCCCTGTGCACCCCCATCCCTgtcctttctgttcctctgtgtACTCCCATCCCCATGCATCTCCTTTCCCCATGTACCTCTCTTCCCCATGCCCTCCCCCCTATCATGCACCCCCTTTCTCCTTTGCTCATGCACCCCTTCCATCCCCGTGCACCCCCCTTTCTCCATGCACCCTTTTCCAATTCTCTTTCCCACGTCCTCCCATCCCTATGCATCCCCTTTCCCTGTGTATTTCCTTTCCCCATGTATCCCTTTTCCCTGTGCACCCCCTTCCCCCACCCCGTGCACCCCCTTGCCCTCGCACTTTCCCGAAGGCGAGCCCCTCGAAGCCGTCGTGCACCGCCAGCATCCTGTGCCCGTGGATGAGTCCGATCCTCACGGTGGAGCGCACGGCTGCGTTCATGCCGGCAGCCGGGGCGCCCACGTTGAGCACAGCCAACGTGTACCCGCTCTGTGGGGTGAGGGGACAGTGTCGGGGGGGGTCTCGGTGTACCCCCTCCACACCCCATCCCACCTCCTTACCTTGGCGGAGGGTGGGCGGATGTGTGCCAGCAGCTTGTAGACATTCCAGTTATTTTGGAAACTCCTGGGGAAGtgagaagggaggggaaggaaaaaaaaagggggtgaGGGAGCGCTGGGGATGGCCAGAACCCCGTGACCCCAACGAGGGACGTGGTGCAGCTGCTCACCGGCCCCGCAGTTTCACAGCATCGTCGAAGCGCTTCTCATTCATTGCCGTTGTCACGTCTTTggtctgcagggagcagagatgGGCAGGTTTGCACCGCTCTCAACAAGTTTGCACTACACTGGCCAGGTTTGCACCGCACTGAGTTTGCACCCCACTGAGCGGGTTTGCTCCGCACTGGCCGGGTTTGCTCCGCAGCTCCGcatgcagcccaggctgctccGTGCCCGCCACCCTGCACTCACCACCTGCACGCACTCCATGAGGGGCAGGCGCACGGCCTGGTTCCCTGAGAGGCTGACGACGCAGGCAGGGGTAtcaggggtcccttccagcaaGGCCATGACGGCTTCAACTCccatcctgctgccctgcagggacGGGGACAGGGACGGGGATGTCACTGCGGCTCCGCTCAGCTGGGACGGGcgcaggagggagggagctgccTACCAGGATGCGGTCGAAGGCGGAGGGTGTCCCGCCGCGCTGCACGTGGCCCAGGATGGTGACACGGGTGTCGTAGCCCAAACGCTTCACCACCAGCTGCAAGACAGCGGGGTCGGCATG
It contains:
- the PFKM gene encoding ATP-dependent 6-phosphofructokinase, muscle type isoform X2, whose product is MFRGGHGGKGVSHPTRPLLGGITAEEAKKSSYLNIVGMVGSIDNDFCGTDMTIGTDSALHRIMEIVDAITTTAQSHQRTFVLEVMGRHCGYLALITSLACGADWVFIPEAPPEDGWEDHLCRRLTETRFGGSRLNIIIVAEGAIDRHGKAITSDDVKDLVVKRLGYDTRVTILGHVQRGGTPSAFDRILGSRMGVEAVMALLEGTPDTPACVVSLSGNQAVRLPLMECVQVTKDVTTAMNEKRFDDAVKLRGRSFQNNWNVYKLLAHIRPPSAKSGYTLAVLNVGAPAAGMNAAVRSTVRIGLIHGHRMLAVHDGFEGLAFGKVEDITWDQVGGWTGLGGSKLGTKRTLPKKYFEEISATISSFSIHGLIIIGGFEAFIGSLELMEGRAKFEELCIPICVIPATVSNNVPGSDFSIGADTALNTITTTCDRIKQSAAGTKRRVFIIETMGGYCGYLATMAGLAAGADAAYIFEEHFSIRDLQINVEHLTEKMKTTVKRGLVLRNERCNENYTTDFIYNLYTEEGKGIFDCRKNVLGHMQQGGTPTPFDRNFGTKMGAKSVAWITGKIKECSRHGRIFANTADSACLLGMRKRSLVFQPLTELKEQTDFEHRIPKEQWWLKLRPILKILAKYNIELDTSEKALMEHVRQKRISQESHM
- the PFKM gene encoding ATP-dependent 6-phosphofructokinase, muscle type isoform X1, translating into MFRGGHGGKGVSHPTRPLLGGITAEEAKKSSYLNIVGMVGSIDNDFCGTDMTIGTDSALHRIMEIVDAITTTAQSHQRTFVLEVMGRHCGYLALITSLACGADWVFIPEAPPEDGWEDHLCRRLTETRFGGSRLNIIIVAEGAIDRHGKAITSDDVKDLVVKRLGYDTRVTILGHVQRGGTPSAFDRILGSRMGVEAVMALLEGTPDTPACVVSLSGNQAVRLPLMECVQVTKDVTTAMNEKRFDDAVKLRGRSFQNNWNVYKLLAHIRPPSAKSGYTLAVLNVGAPAAGMNAAVRSTVRIGLIHGHRMLAVHDGFEGLAFGKVEDITWDQVGGWTGLGGSKLGTKRTLPKKYFEEISATISSFSIHGLIIIGGFEAFIGSLELMEGRAKFEELCIPICVIPATVSNNVPGSDFSIGADTALNTITTTCDRIKQSAAGTKRRVFIIETMGGYCGYLATMAGLAAGADAAYIFEEHFSIRDLQINVEHLTEKMKTTVKRGLVLRNERCNENYTTDFIYNLYTEEGKGIFDCRKNVLGHMQQGGTPTPFDRNFGTKMGAKSVAWITGKIKECSRHGGSHGGIAGGVLSVFAKPLPLPAATPRIADHQNSAPAQAAPARSPFLLLYFKAKDRCALWAWVPLPPPQGGCDAEPTPGAPCRSHLRQHGRLSVPAGHAQAQPGLPTPHRAQGADRLRAPHPQGAVVAEAAPHPEDPGQVQHRAGHLGEGAHGACQAEEDLPGVPHVRKDPLNNAPQKNPPQHLHF
- the PFKM gene encoding ATP-dependent 6-phosphofructokinase, muscle type isoform X3 — its product is MVGSIDNDFCGTDMTIGTDSALHRIMEIVDAITTTAQSHQRTFVLEVMGRHCGYLALITSLACGADWVFIPEAPPEDGWEDHLCRRLTETRFGGSRLNIIIVAEGAIDRHGKAITSDDVKDLVVKRLGYDTRVTILGHVQRGGTPSAFDRILGSRMGVEAVMALLEGTPDTPACVVSLSGNQAVRLPLMECVQVTKDVTTAMNEKRFDDAVKLRGRSFQNNWNVYKLLAHIRPPSAKSGYTLAVLNVGAPAAGMNAAVRSTVRIGLIHGHRMLAVHDGFEGLAFGKVEDITWDQVGGWTGLGGSKLGTKRTLPKKYFEEISATISSFSIHGLIIIGGFEAFIGSLELMEGRAKFEELCIPICVIPATVSNNVPGSDFSIGADTALNTITTTCDRIKQSAAGTKRRVFIIETMGGYCGYLATMAGLAAGADAAYIFEEHFSIRDLQINVEHLTEKMKTTVKRGLVLRNERCNENYTTDFIYNLYTEEGKGIFDCRKNVLGHMQQGGTPTPFDRNFGTKMGAKSVAWITGKIKECSRHGGSHGGIAGGVLSVFAKPLPLPAATPRIADHQNSAPAQAAPARSPFLLLYFKAKDRCALWAWVPLPPPQGGCDAEPTPGAPCRSHLRQHGRLSVPAGHAQAQPGLPTPHRAQGADRLRAPHPQGAVVAEAAPHPEDPGQVQHRAGHLGEGAHGACQAEEDLPGVPHVRKDPLNNAPQKNPPQHLHF
- the PFKM gene encoding ATP-dependent 6-phosphofructokinase, muscle type isoform X4 — encoded protein: MVGSIDNDFCGTDMTIGTDSALHRIMEIVDAITTTAQSHQRTFVLEVMGRHCGYLALITSLACGADWVFIPEAPPEDGWEDHLCRRLTETRFGGSRLNIIIVAEGAIDRHGKAITSDDVKDLVVKRLGYDTRVTILGHVQRGGTPSAFDRILGSRMGVEAVMALLEGTPDTPACVVSLSGNQAVRLPLMECVQVTKDVTTAMNEKRFDDAVKLRGRSFQNNWNVYKLLAHIRPPSAKSGYTLAVLNVGAPAAGMNAAVRSTVRIGLIHGHRMLAVHDGFEGLAFGKVEDITWDQVGGWTGLGGSKLGTKRTLPKKYFEEISATISSFSIHGLIIIGGFEAFIGSLELMEGRAKFEELCIPICVIPATVSNNVPGSDFSIGADTALNTITTTCDRIKQSAAGTKRRVFIIETMGGYCGYLATMAGLAAGADAAYIFEEHFSIRDLQINVEHLTEKMKTTVKRGLVLRNERCNENYTTDFIYNLYTEEGKGIFDCRKNVLGHMQQGGTPTPFDRNFGTKMGAKSVAWITGKIKECSRHGRIFANTADSACLLGMRKRSLVFQPLTELKEQTDFEHRIPKEQWWLKLRPILKILAKYNIELDTSEKALMEHVRQKRISQESHM